Proteins from a genomic interval of Paenibacillus sp. RC334:
- a CDS encoding response regulator, translating to MFNAVIVEDEIPILNLMKYVIGQNPYFTIIGAFTSSLEALASLSELRPDVAFLDVEMPKMNGLELAENINEASEQTKIIFTTAYKHYALDAFKVYAFDYILKPVTPAAIERVANRLVKLHRPVGNAEQQVGLASIRCFGGFEVRSREGSLIRFPTRKTEELFAYFLCHPGQNLNKWRLAELLWPDMSEDRASHNLHNTMYRLKKLLKEQEIGMEIQKTNEGYMLEPSDRTYDVLEYERYDFSLVGGFQDAAQAEHVCSLYKGPLLDRKDYFWKSPLEEVFCKQYTSLVRSLIQQDLAREDWKKAEQKIDSYLTMYPLHEEMNQTLLSIYASSGDKEKIVRHYAQFEASYRKELGLEPPQELRSQKASYLE from the coding sequence TTGTTTAATGCGGTCATTGTGGAGGACGAAATACCGATTTTGAATTTAATGAAATATGTCATCGGGCAAAACCCGTACTTTACGATCATAGGTGCTTTTACAAGCTCGCTTGAGGCGCTGGCCAGCCTGTCTGAGCTTCGGCCGGATGTCGCTTTCCTCGATGTGGAAATGCCAAAGATGAACGGGCTGGAACTCGCGGAAAATATCAACGAAGCGTCGGAGCAGACGAAAATCATCTTCACGACGGCTTACAAGCATTATGCGCTGGATGCATTCAAGGTTTATGCCTTCGACTATATTTTGAAGCCTGTGACACCCGCGGCGATCGAGCGGGTCGCAAACCGGCTGGTCAAGCTGCATCGACCTGTCGGCAATGCTGAACAGCAGGTGGGGCTTGCCTCGATTCGGTGCTTTGGAGGATTCGAGGTCCGAAGTCGGGAAGGATCGCTAATCCGCTTTCCGACACGCAAGACGGAGGAGTTATTCGCTTATTTCCTCTGCCATCCGGGTCAGAATCTCAACAAGTGGCGATTGGCGGAATTGCTGTGGCCGGATATGAGCGAGGACCGCGCGTCGCATAATTTGCACAACACGATGTATCGTTTAAAGAAACTGTTGAAAGAGCAAGAGATCGGCATGGAGATTCAGAAAACGAACGAAGGATACATGCTGGAACCATCGGATCGAACGTACGATGTGCTGGAATATGAGCGGTATGACTTTTCTCTTGTGGGAGGATTTCAGGATGCGGCGCAAGCGGAACATGTATGCTCGCTCTACAAAGGTCCGCTACTGGATAGAAAAGATTACTTCTGGAAATCTCCGCTGGAGGAAGTATTCTGCAAACAGTACACATCGCTTGTACGCAGCTTGATCCAGCAGGATCTCGCCAGGGAGGATTGGAAAAAGGCGGAGCAGAAGATTGATTCGTATTTGACCATGTATCCCCTGCATGAGGAGATGAATCAGACTTTGTTGAGCATCTATGCAAGCAGTGGGGACAAGGAGAAAATCGTCAGGCATTACGCGCAGTTCGAGGCTTCTTATCGCAAGGAACTGGGGCTGGAGCCGCCGCAGGAGCTGAGAAGCCAGAAGGCGTCGTATTTGGAGTAA
- a CDS encoding ATP-binding protein yields the protein MNSEGELCIKRGQFREAIGIGLIFSLSIVLFVAIYSQTIPDQDMPPVKRGVLDLSNWDFHKQGWVNLDGEWEFYEDELLEPADFREGTRTEVSYLSVPGTWKGKSANGGMNRTGYGTYRLKVLIKDTDEVLGLKIRSIRLSHRLFINGKLEGESGRPAVDIKEHQPGNTPYSAFFHTDAKEIDIVIQVSNYVFVTGGIAGSIPFGLAEDVTKLNSIQIGTDIGIILILGMFGVYHLSFCLLGRREKTYWLSGLYLLLLLLEKALFGEKILQRVLPGLPFDIVYKLLDLSEFVGAVVLILFFSSVEARLMSSRMMKLILTPLGLYITAVVVLPYRVHIQGKYVFFFYLIIVFLYIIGRMAYLYIQSQGGSSDRKELMLFIGGSVSMMIFLVDGSLYSENMVSTDLVGKLGVVCFIIIMNILLVVRFSNAYEKTELLSYQLTVSNQLKDEFLMNTSHELKTPLHGILNMTSYLLDDEEKNLSPKQKRNLSLIKDTSIKLSMLIHDLVDVTRLRHGELSLHPTAVDARMVTQIVFDVLQFELLGKAVQLDNQVDPDVWVQADENRLRQIMYNLVSNAVKHTDKGSIKVVSSVAKGIVTISVEDTGTGIPKDKHAVIFEYFEQLDGPLPKDGYTGMGVGLYISRKLVERMGGEIWVDWSEVGQGTRMTFTLPSAVQVPANRETAYALQEQQRYTDKDQELNIWDGHEHTVMIVDDEASNIHTLLNILKRHRYNVVTAFSAKEALEKIEEYPQVDLVILDVMMPGISGIELCQRLRSSYSILDLPILFATVKDTPQDIALGFRAGANDYLTKPFEAETLIARIQTLIAVKTSLQEAIRNELAFHQAQIKPHFLYNALSSVISFCYTDGEKAAYLLSMLSQYLRYILDMDSSTLFVPLYREMELIQAYVEIEKARFGERFDYDFHYDNRIEHLEIPSLCIQPFVENAIRHGLFEKEGHGKVTLAINEGDGYIRVVVEDDGVGIPDDLLDRMSKGDLQDCGIGIHNIRKRLDSLPGATLNISSDRGRGTKITMYLPVRNNEKIGSGKRRRSEVV from the coding sequence ATGAATTCCGAGGGGGAGCTATGTATCAAAAGGGGGCAATTTCGTGAGGCCATCGGAATTGGCTTGATCTTTTCGCTCTCCATTGTGTTGTTCGTCGCTATTTATTCCCAAACGATACCGGATCAGGACATGCCGCCTGTGAAGCGGGGAGTGTTGGATTTGTCGAATTGGGATTTCCACAAGCAGGGATGGGTCAACCTGGATGGAGAGTGGGAATTTTATGAAGATGAATTACTGGAGCCTGCCGATTTTCGCGAAGGGACGCGTACAGAGGTCTCGTATTTATCCGTACCTGGCACGTGGAAAGGAAAATCAGCGAATGGCGGTATGAACCGAACAGGGTATGGTACGTACCGGTTGAAAGTGCTTATTAAAGATACGGATGAAGTTTTAGGTTTAAAAATAAGGAGTATTCGCCTTTCCCATCGATTGTTCATTAACGGCAAGTTAGAAGGCGAAAGTGGGCGCCCAGCAGTCGATATCAAGGAGCATCAGCCTGGAAATACGCCCTACAGCGCGTTTTTTCACACGGATGCCAAAGAAATCGACATTGTAATTCAAGTGTCTAACTACGTATTTGTCACCGGTGGTATTGCTGGCTCGATCCCATTCGGATTGGCTGAAGATGTGACGAAGCTAAACAGTATACAGATCGGCACCGATATCGGAATTATTTTGATTCTTGGCATGTTTGGCGTGTATCATCTCAGCTTCTGTCTGCTAGGGCGAAGAGAGAAAACATATTGGCTCAGCGGGCTGTATTTGCTGCTGCTTTTATTGGAAAAAGCACTTTTTGGCGAAAAGATTTTACAGAGGGTACTGCCTGGCCTCCCTTTTGATATTGTTTACAAGCTGCTGGATTTAAGCGAATTTGTCGGCGCTGTGGTGCTCATCCTGTTTTTCAGTTCAGTTGAAGCCCGCCTCATGTCGTCTCGGATGATGAAGCTGATACTGACTCCGTTAGGCCTATATATTACGGCGGTTGTCGTGTTGCCTTATCGTGTGCATATCCAGGGAAAATACGTTTTCTTTTTTTACTTAATCATCGTTTTCCTATACATTATTGGCAGAATGGCGTATCTGTACATTCAAAGCCAAGGCGGCTCATCCGATCGGAAGGAATTAATGCTTTTTATTGGCGGAAGCGTTTCGATGATGATCTTTTTGGTGGACGGAAGCCTCTATTCGGAGAATATGGTTTCGACCGATCTGGTGGGAAAACTCGGAGTAGTTTGTTTCATCATCATCATGAATATCCTGCTCGTGGTTCGATTCTCGAATGCTTATGAGAAGACGGAGCTACTTTCCTATCAATTGACGGTTTCCAACCAGCTCAAGGACGAGTTTTTGATGAACACATCCCACGAGCTCAAGACTCCACTGCATGGCATCCTGAATATGACGTCTTATTTACTGGATGATGAGGAAAAAAATCTGTCGCCGAAGCAAAAACGGAATCTTTCGCTGATCAAGGATACATCTATCAAGCTGTCCATGCTCATTCACGATTTAGTCGATGTTACCCGTTTGAGGCACGGGGAACTGAGTCTGCATCCGACCGCTGTGGATGCCAGAATGGTAACACAGATTGTATTCGATGTACTGCAATTTGAGCTTTTGGGCAAAGCTGTGCAACTGGATAATCAAGTCGATCCCGATGTCTGGGTGCAAGCGGACGAGAATCGGCTGCGTCAAATCATGTACAATCTGGTCAGCAATGCCGTTAAGCATACAGACAAAGGGTCGATCAAGGTGGTGTCGAGCGTTGCCAAGGGAATTGTTACGATTTCTGTCGAGGATACTGGAACAGGGATTCCTAAGGATAAACATGCTGTAATTTTCGAATATTTTGAGCAGCTTGACGGGCCGCTGCCTAAGGATGGATATACAGGAATGGGCGTTGGTTTGTATATTAGCCGCAAGTTGGTCGAACGCATGGGTGGAGAAATTTGGGTGGATTGGTCGGAGGTCGGTCAAGGCACACGCATGACGTTTACATTGCCAAGCGCAGTCCAAGTACCGGCTAATCGTGAAACGGCATATGCGTTGCAAGAGCAGCAGCGATATACCGATAAGGATCAGGAGCTGAATATTTGGGATGGACACGAGCATACCGTAATGATTGTTGACGATGAAGCCTCCAATATCCACACCTTGTTGAATATTTTGAAACGGCATCGCTACAATGTCGTCACCGCTTTCTCAGCAAAAGAAGCATTGGAGAAAATAGAAGAGTACCCGCAAGTCGATCTTGTCATTCTCGATGTGATGATGCCGGGGATCTCGGGCATTGAGCTGTGTCAGAGACTGCGAAGCAGCTACTCCATTCTCGATCTGCCCATTTTGTTCGCAACGGTTAAGGATACGCCGCAAGACATCGCGCTCGGCTTCAGGGCCGGGGCGAACGATTATTTGACCAAGCCGTTTGAGGCGGAAACGCTCATTGCCAGAATCCAGACCCTGATCGCTGTGAAAACATCGCTCCAAGAAGCGATTCGCAATGAGCTGGCGTTCCATCAAGCGCAGATCAAACCGCATTTTCTCTACAACGCCTTGAGCAGCGTTATTTCATTTTGCTATACGGACGGGGAAAAAGCTGCGTACTTGTTATCGATGCTCAGTCAGTACTTGCGCTACATCCTGGACATGGATTCTTCCACGCTGTTCGTCCCTCTCTACCGGGAAATGGAGTTAATCCAGGCGTATGTTGAGATTGAGAAAGCCCGTTTCGGAGAGAGGTTCGACTACGACTTTCACTACGATAACCGTATAGAGCATTTGGAAATTCCTTCTTTATGCATCCAGCCTTTTGTCGAGAATGCGATTCGGCACGGTTTGTTCGAGAAGGAAGGACACGGCAAGGTGACGCTTGCGATCAACGAGGGAGACGGTTATATCCGGGTGGTAGTCGAAGACGACGGCGTCGGCATACCGGATGATCTGTTGGACCGTATGTCCAAAGGAGACCTGCAGGATTGCGGCATCGGCATCCATAATATCCGCAAGCGTCTGGACTCTCTCCCAGGGGCAACGCTAAACATCAGCTCCGATAGGGGAAGAGGAACTAAAATAACGATGTATTTGCCTGTAAGGAATAACGAAAAGATCGGTTCGGGTAAACGGAGGAGGAGCGAGGTTGTTTAA
- a CDS encoding Rpn family recombination-promoting nuclease/putative transposase: MDLLDPRVDFVFKRIFGSENNKDVLLAFLNRIFTEAGEPPLTEIILMNPYTDKDDPLDKQSIFDVYAKTSEGKLIDIEMQLFNKYDIEKRTLFYWSKRYASQLSEGDKYRELKKCVTINILNYSFLKNEQYHNIFHLREDRTGISLIDDIEVHFLELPKLDEHSVPSEGGLINWLLFLKSADTSYWEVLKMNEPGLEKAMDTLQYLSQNSDARRLYEARQKYLHDEASMLESAEMEGVKKVAKNMLEMNLDITTIVKATGLTEQEIKGLSKNS; this comes from the coding sequence ATGGATTTACTTGACCCACGTGTAGATTTTGTATTCAAACGGATATTTGGCAGCGAGAACAATAAGGATGTGCTACTGGCGTTTCTTAACCGTATTTTCACCGAAGCTGGCGAGCCGCCGCTGACTGAGATCATCCTGATGAATCCCTATACGGATAAAGATGATCCGCTCGACAAACAGTCCATCTTTGATGTTTACGCCAAGACCTCTGAAGGTAAACTAATTGATATAGAAATGCAGCTTTTTAATAAGTATGATATTGAGAAACGAACGCTGTTTTATTGGTCCAAACGATATGCGAGTCAACTCAGCGAGGGCGATAAGTACCGAGAACTGAAGAAATGCGTGACGATCAACATTTTAAACTATTCGTTCTTGAAGAATGAGCAATATCATAACATATTTCATTTGCGGGAAGACCGGACAGGGATATCCTTGATTGATGACATTGAGGTTCATTTCTTGGAATTGCCTAAGCTGGATGAGCATAGCGTTCCGTCTGAAGGCGGATTGATCAATTGGCTGTTGTTTCTAAAAAGTGCCGATACTTCATATTGGGAGGTGCTGAAGATGAATGAGCCAGGTTTGGAGAAGGCGATGGACACCCTGCAATATTTGAGTCAGAATTCGGATGCCAGACGATTGTATGAGGCCAGACAGAAGTATCTGCATGATGAGGCATCTATGCTGGAAAGTGCAGAAATGGAAGGTGTTAAGAAAGTGGCCAAGAATATGCTCGAAATGAATCTGGATATAACGACCATTGTGAAGGCCACTGGATTAACGGAACAGGAAATCAAAGGCTTGAGCAAGAATAGTTAA
- a CDS encoding amino acid ABC transporter ATP-binding protein: protein MIQLHQIHKHFGQHHVLKGIDLTVGKGEVVVILGPSGSGKSTLLRSINFLEQPTSGVIEIDGVKVDAAKAGKKDILGLRTATAMVFQQYQLFKNLNALHNVMIGLTSVKKLDRKQAREISEGILEKVGLKDRMTYYPAQLSGGQQQRVAIARALALNPQVLLFDEPTSSLDPELVDEVLSVIQKVASEGNTMIIVTHELGFARDVADRVVLMEHGVIVEQGLVEQFFTNPKEERTRQFLGKALVQRAPQEQPISS, encoded by the coding sequence ATGATTCAACTTCATCAAATTCATAAGCATTTTGGACAGCATCATGTGTTGAAGGGAATAGACCTGACCGTAGGCAAGGGAGAAGTCGTGGTTATTCTGGGGCCAAGCGGATCGGGCAAGTCCACATTGCTGCGCAGCATTAATTTCTTGGAGCAGCCGACCAGCGGTGTCATTGAGATCGACGGTGTGAAGGTGGATGCAGCCAAGGCGGGGAAAAAGGACATTCTCGGACTGCGCACGGCAACGGCGATGGTATTTCAGCAATATCAACTGTTCAAAAACCTGAATGCCCTCCACAATGTCATGATCGGCCTGACCAGTGTCAAAAAGCTGGACCGCAAGCAGGCGAGGGAGATCAGTGAAGGCATTCTGGAAAAGGTCGGGTTGAAGGATCGCATGACCTACTACCCTGCCCAGCTTTCGGGTGGACAGCAGCAGCGTGTGGCAATTGCCCGCGCCTTGGCGCTGAATCCGCAGGTGTTGCTGTTCGACGAACCGACGTCCTCACTCGACCCTGAGCTGGTGGATGAGGTGCTGTCGGTGATTCAAAAGGTAGCGAGTGAAGGCAATACGATGATTATCGTCACGCATGAGCTTGGCTTTGCGAGGGATGTCGCGGATCGGGTCGTGCTGATGGAGCATGGTGTGATCGTGGAGCAGGGCCTGGTGGAGCAGTTTTTCACCAATCCGAAGGAAGAACGGACACGACAATTCCTGGGCAAAGCGTTGGTACAGAGAGCGCCACAGGAGCAACCGATATCTTCGTAA
- a CDS encoding amino acid ABC transporter permease, which produces MEKLFDLDYMLKSLPRIVEYLPVTLWIAFLSMLLGSIIGLGTALIRIYKVPVLAQLSTLYVSYIRGTPLIVQLFLVYYGIPKFLYYFQSEYGFLQQLNIYVIPPEIFALLSFSLNLGGYLSETFRAAINSVDRGQFEAANSIGMSQTQIMLKIVLPQALTVALPNLGNTLISTVKDTSFIFMIGVVDMMGQAKIMGARALAFLKYTLRCL; this is translated from the coding sequence ATGGAAAAGCTGTTTGACCTTGATTATATGCTGAAAAGCCTTCCCCGGATCGTGGAGTATCTCCCCGTTACGCTATGGATTGCATTTTTGTCCATGCTGCTGGGTTCGATCATCGGGTTGGGGACGGCCTTAATTCGGATATACAAGGTGCCTGTATTGGCGCAATTGTCTACGTTGTATGTCTCGTACATTCGGGGAACGCCGCTCATCGTGCAGTTATTTCTCGTATATTATGGAATACCCAAGTTTTTATATTATTTTCAGAGCGAATACGGTTTCTTGCAGCAATTAAATATCTACGTGATTCCACCCGAGATTTTCGCACTGTTGTCATTTTCGTTGAATCTCGGGGGTTATCTGTCGGAGACGTTCCGAGCGGCGATTAATTCGGTGGATCGTGGGCAATTTGAGGCTGCCAATTCCATCGGGATGAGCCAAACACAGATTATGCTTAAAATTGTGCTGCCACAGGCGCTAACGGTGGCTTTGCCCAATTTGGGGAACACGCTGATTAGTACGGTAAAGGATACGTCTTTTATCTTTATGATTGGTGTCGTTGATATGATGGGACAGGCCAAAATTATGGGCGCGCGGGCGCTGGCCTTTTTGAAGTATACGTTGCGGTGTCTCTGA
- a CDS encoding transporter substrate-binding domain-containing protein, translating to MKKSAFVAAIGLSLVLLTGALSGCSSKEAASGDKVIYVGTQNDYPPFAFTNDKNELTGYDVEVVKEIDKKLDGYKFEFVPSGWDGIFLALESNKIQVVADEVAKNPEREQKYLFSDESYFQAQSVIVVKKGRTDIHSLKDLEGKKVAASVGDSYTQLLEQYNAKNGNKIILKYNDTGTSSDNLQDVQNGRVDAYVNDPVMTAATIKKEGLQVEAIGDPVQTDDINLVFKKDKQSEELKAKIDPIIKELKTDGTLKKLSEQWTGGEYIPQ from the coding sequence ATGAAGAAATCTGCTTTTGTTGCAGCGATTGGCCTATCTCTCGTGCTATTGACGGGAGCCTTGAGTGGGTGTTCCTCGAAGGAAGCAGCATCGGGGGATAAGGTTATTTATGTGGGCACACAAAATGACTACCCGCCGTTCGCTTTTACGAATGATAAAAATGAGCTGACCGGATACGATGTAGAAGTGGTCAAGGAGATCGACAAGAAGCTGGACGGCTACAAGTTTGAGTTTGTACCTTCCGGCTGGGACGGAATTTTCCTGGCGCTGGAATCGAACAAGATTCAGGTCGTAGCAGATGAAGTCGCCAAAAATCCTGAGCGTGAGCAAAAATATTTGTTCTCGGATGAATCCTACTTTCAGGCACAATCCGTCATTGTTGTGAAAAAAGGCAGAACGGATATACACTCTCTCAAGGATTTGGAAGGCAAGAAGGTAGCTGCATCAGTAGGCGATTCCTACACACAATTGCTGGAACAATATAATGCGAAGAATGGGAATAAAATTATTTTGAAATACAATGATACAGGCACTTCGTCCGATAACCTTCAAGACGTGCAAAATGGCCGGGTGGACGCTTATGTGAATGATCCAGTCATGACGGCTGCTACGATCAAGAAGGAAGGTTTGCAGGTCGAAGCGATAGGTGATCCTGTGCAAACGGATGATATCAATCTGGTGTTCAAAAAGGATAAGCAGAGCGAAGAGCTGAAAGCTAAAATCGACCCGATTATTAAAGAGCTTAAAACGGACGGAACGCTGAAAAAGCTGTCTGAACAATGGACAGGCGGGGAATATATCCCGCAGTAA
- the nikE gene encoding nickel import ATP-binding protein NikE, whose protein sequence is MRVLQVKEVTHSYGRRKWSGRSEPRPPVLADVSLTIESGFCLGLLGTSGAGKSTLGKVILGLEKPQEGRVLFQGQDIYNGSTQARRGLRRDMQVVFQDCYSAVNPRMTAGQIIGEPLDNYERLSVQEQKRTVEHLLERVGLKPEDRNKLPHQFSGGQLQRINIARAIALKPKLIVLDESVSSLDMVHQMHILSLLGELKSSFGLSYLFITHDIRAAYAVCDGFAVMEKGRLIERCDEKDQIFESAHPAVQRLISSILPEHPADRLSLHE, encoded by the coding sequence ATGCGCGTGCTACAAGTGAAGGAAGTAACTCATAGCTATGGAAGGCGCAAATGGTCGGGCCGCTCCGAACCACGCCCCCCTGTGCTGGCGGACGTTTCGCTTACCATAGAGAGCGGATTTTGCCTGGGATTGCTTGGAACCAGCGGAGCGGGTAAAAGCACGCTGGGCAAGGTCATTCTGGGGCTGGAGAAGCCACAGGAGGGCCGGGTACTGTTTCAGGGTCAGGACATTTATAATGGAAGCACACAAGCCCGCAGGGGGCTGCGACGGGATATGCAGGTCGTATTTCAGGACTGTTATTCGGCTGTAAATCCCCGGATGACCGCCGGACAGATTATCGGGGAGCCTCTGGACAATTACGAGCGGTTATCGGTGCAGGAGCAAAAGAGAACGGTTGAGCACCTGCTGGAACGAGTTGGTCTCAAGCCGGAGGATAGGAATAAACTTCCGCATCAATTCAGCGGCGGACAATTGCAGCGAATCAACATCGCCCGGGCGATTGCACTCAAACCAAAGCTAATTGTGCTGGATGAGTCCGTCAGTAGCCTGGATATGGTTCACCAGATGCACATTTTATCCCTGCTGGGAGAGCTGAAATCCTCGTTTGGATTGTCGTATCTATTCATCACACATGATATTCGGGCGGCTTACGCCGTCTGTGATGGCTTTGCTGTGATGGAGAAGGGGAGATTGATCGAGCGCTGTGACGAGAAGGACCAGATTTTTGAATCCGCTCATCCGGCTGTGCAACGGTTGATCTCGTCCATATTGCCGGAACATCCAGCAGACCGTCTTTCACTCCATGAATGA
- the nikD gene encoding nickel import ATP-binding protein NikD, protein MDDGAKSKVLEVSGLQVKLKTDAGAVSLLEPIHFELKKGQVLGLVGESGSGKTVTCNALLQLLDRQTMDVEGSVRLNGRELNGMASEEIRRIRGKDIAFIMQNPMSAFTPVYTIGSQFMETIRTHTGLTTRQARDLAISALENMNLPDPTKLMKRYSFQLSGGMLQRVMIAISMCLRPAVVIADEPTTALDVVNQLQVLRELNRLRTEYDTSILLISHDLGVISQMADEVAVMQRGRIVEQAEVHQLFDQPQHDYTKMLLHARPKLSLRGVNQVGE, encoded by the coding sequence ATGGATGACGGGGCGAAGTCGAAGGTGCTGGAGGTCAGCGGCTTGCAGGTGAAGCTCAAAACCGATGCAGGGGCGGTGTCTCTGCTGGAGCCGATCCATTTTGAGCTGAAAAAGGGACAGGTTCTTGGTCTTGTCGGCGAGAGTGGCAGCGGCAAAACGGTAACCTGTAACGCGCTGCTCCAGTTGCTGGATCGCCAGACGATGGACGTGGAAGGCAGTGTCCGTCTGAACGGGCGCGAGCTGAATGGAATGGCTTCAGAGGAGATACGGCGTATTCGGGGCAAAGACATCGCGTTTATTATGCAAAATCCAATGAGCGCCTTTACGCCGGTGTATACGATTGGGTCTCAGTTTATGGAAACGATCCGCACGCACACCGGGTTGACCACACGACAGGCCCGCGACCTTGCCATATCAGCTTTGGAAAACATGAACCTGCCCGACCCGACCAAGCTGATGAAACGTTATTCGTTTCAGTTGAGCGGGGGGATGCTGCAACGGGTCATGATTGCCATTTCTATGTGCCTGCGGCCAGCGGTAGTTATTGCAGATGAACCAACGACGGCGCTCGATGTCGTTAATCAGCTACAGGTGCTAAGAGAGCTGAATCGCTTGCGTACGGAATACGACACTTCCATTTTGCTGATCTCGCATGATCTGGGCGTCATATCCCAAATGGCGGATGAAGTGGCTGTTATGCAGCGGGGACGTATCGTTGAGCAGGCGGAGGTTCATCAGTTGTTCGATCAGCCACAGCATGATTATACGAAAATGCTGCTGCATGCCAGGCCCAAGTTGTCCCTACGGGGCGTGAATCAGGTAGGCGAGTAG
- the nikC gene encoding nickel ABC transporter permease subunit NikC gives MIRLRTMLKGQKVIVVCSVVLLILFMIMALAPWLAPHDPVKVNLLHKLEGPSKEYWLGTDHLGRDNLSRLLYGARISLGFATLIFLSSLSIGVVIGSVAGYLGGWVDSVLMRFCEGIMAFPNLVLVLGIVGIFGPGLMQVLLALMMVQWVYYARMCRNMVVSLKERNFIAAARISGSSSGAIIRRHIIPNVLRPIVVMGTLEMGWAIMDISALSFLGLGIQPPTPEWGAMIHEGTGYIRSHPELMIYPGVMILVVVMAFNILGEALSDRYGIAKRQ, from the coding sequence ATGATAAGGTTGCGTACAATGCTCAAGGGTCAAAAGGTGATCGTGGTCTGCTCTGTAGTGCTTTTGATTCTTTTTATGATTATGGCGCTGGCCCCGTGGCTGGCTCCCCATGATCCGGTTAAAGTCAATTTACTGCATAAGCTGGAAGGCCCTTCGAAAGAATATTGGCTGGGAACCGATCATTTGGGTCGGGACAATCTGTCCCGGCTGCTGTATGGAGCGCGGATTTCGCTCGGTTTTGCGACATTAATTTTCTTGTCCTCGCTTAGTATCGGTGTCGTGATCGGATCGGTTGCAGGTTATTTGGGCGGCTGGGTCGATAGTGTACTGATGCGGTTTTGCGAAGGCATTATGGCGTTTCCGAATCTGGTGCTGGTGCTGGGTATTGTCGGTATTTTTGGGCCGGGTCTCATGCAGGTACTGCTCGCCTTGATGATGGTGCAGTGGGTGTATTATGCCAGAATGTGCCGCAATATGGTCGTCAGTCTGAAAGAGCGGAATTTCATAGCTGCCGCAAGGATTAGCGGGTCCTCCTCAGGAGCAATTATCCGGCGGCATATCATTCCGAATGTACTGCGGCCGATTGTGGTCATGGGTACGCTGGAAATGGGCTGGGCGATCATGGATATTTCGGCGTTGTCTTTCCTCGGTCTGGGCATCCAGCCGCCGACCCCCGAATGGGGAGCGATGATCCATGAAGGAACGGGATACATCCGCAGTCATCCGGAATTAATGATCTATCCGGGCGTCATGATTCTGGTGGTGGTAATGGCCTTCAATATATTGGGGGAGGCGCTGTCCGACCGATACGGAATTGCCAAACGTCAGTAA
- the nikB gene encoding nickel ABC transporter permease subunit NikB → MISYIGKRMVAVIPIVLFATLVTFALIHISPVDPAEAYLTAAHIYPTPEILEQKRHEFGLDQPLLTQYIQTLQRISRLDFGTSYLTNKPVWDEVKVRLPATVELALSSMVLSIVVSIPLGVLAAMRKNGWIDMLSRGISYFGASIPQFWLGYLLIFFFSVRLDWLPVEGRGTWQHLVLPTLTLSLVLIALYTRLLRSSVLEQLQETYVQYARTRGIRERVIMLKHVLKIAIAPLITGMGMNLGKLLTGTIIVEQVFSWPGFGRYFVEAIFNRDIPVIQCYVFLAACLFIVCNLLVDLVHLYMDPRISSKGRTEQ, encoded by the coding sequence ATGATCAGCTATATCGGGAAGCGAATGGTAGCGGTCATTCCTATTGTTCTCTTTGCCACCCTCGTTACCTTTGCACTCATTCATATTTCACCAGTTGATCCGGCCGAAGCCTATTTGACGGCAGCTCATATCTATCCAACTCCGGAAATTTTGGAGCAGAAAAGACATGAGTTTGGGCTGGATCAGCCTTTGCTGACGCAGTATATACAGACGCTGCAAAGAATCAGTCGGCTGGACTTTGGTACTTCATATCTGACGAACAAGCCGGTGTGGGATGAGGTGAAGGTTCGGCTGCCTGCCACCGTCGAGCTGGCGCTGAGCAGTATGGTGCTATCTATCGTGGTGAGTATCCCGCTGGGCGTACTGGCGGCGATGCGTAAAAATGGCTGGATCGACATGCTTAGTCGGGGAATTTCTTATTTTGGAGCGTCTATTCCTCAATTCTGGCTGGGATATCTGCTGATCTTCTTTTTCTCCGTGAGGCTGGATTGGCTGCCTGTAGAGGGGCGGGGGACATGGCAGCATCTGGTGTTGCCTACGTTGACTCTGTCGCTGGTTCTGATTGCTCTATATACGCGCCTGCTGCGCTCCAGTGTATTGGAGCAGCTTCAGGAAACGTATGTGCAGTATGCCAGAACCAGAGGGATTCGTGAACGGGTGATCATGCTCAAGCATGTGCTCAAAATTGCCATTGCCCCGCTGATTACGGGTATGGGCATGAATCTGGGCAAGCTGCTGACCGGAACGATTATTGTCGAGCAGGTGTTTTCATGGCCCGGGTTTGGCCGTTATTTTGTGGAAGCGATTTTTAACCGGGATATTCCCGTCATACAATGCTATGTGTTTTTGGCGGCATGCCTGTTCATCGTATGCAATTTGCTCGTTGATCTGGTGCATTTGTATATGGATCCCCGAATTTCATCGAAGGGACGAACAGAGCAGTGA